A DNA window from Candidatus Taylorbacteria bacterium contains the following coding sequences:
- a CDS encoding HU family DNA-binding protein: MNKQAIAEAIAAKIGGTKVQAEQAIDVVVDSIVNTLKKGEEVSIAGIGIFSVKQRAARQARNPRTGEAISVPAMRVPKFRAAKALKEAVK, encoded by the coding sequence ATGAATAAACAAGCAATAGCGGAGGCCATAGCAGCCAAAATCGGCGGAACAAAAGTTCAGGCCGAACAAGCGATTGACGTAGTAGTTGACTCAATCGTAAATACACTAAAGAAAGGTGAGGAAGTATCTATCGCAGGAATCGGAATCTTCTCCGTAAAACAAAGAGCGGCAAGACAAGCTCGAAACCCAAGGACAGGAGAAGCTATTTCTGTTCCAGCAATGAGAGTGCCGAAGTTTAGAGCGGCTAAAGCTTTGAAGGAGGCAGTCAAGTAA
- the rny gene encoding ribonuclease Y, translating into MTLKIALLFTSVTGIVGIAVGYYLRVLVALGKKGSVELQIKERELRAEEKAKKIIADAETKAIETIKEIRVEIKEKEEKLKKTEDRIVKKEDQLDHRQTELDREVESVKAKIVEIKKIKERVDEQDKAKALELEKIAELTKDEARASLIKAVEKLYEEDLLVRMQKLENFGEETLEKKAKEILTTCIQRLGNAVGADVLSTTLAIPSDELKGKIIGKEGRNIKAFERVTGVEIIVDDTPGSITISSFDPVRRQVARLALEALIADGRIQPAKIEKLVEKAQEDINKTIKEKGAEAAYECGVINLDPRILHILGRLHFRTSYGQNVLAHSIEMSHIAGMLAAELGANVNVAKAGALLHDIGKAVDHEVQGTHVEIGRRILQKFGAGEEIVKAMQAHHEEYPYETVESVIVQVADAISGGRPGARRDSVENYLKRLEDLEGIAKSLPGVEKAYALAAGREIRVFVTPGEIGDLDAHTMAREIALRIEKELKYPGEIKVTVIRETRVIEFAR; encoded by the coding sequence ATGACATTAAAAATAGCCCTCCTGTTTACATCCGTAACAGGAATAGTGGGAATCGCAGTCGGATATTATCTCCGGGTGCTTGTTGCTCTCGGGAAAAAAGGTTCAGTCGAGCTCCAGATAAAAGAACGCGAGCTACGCGCAGAAGAAAAAGCAAAAAAAATAATTGCCGACGCCGAGACCAAAGCCATCGAGACAATCAAGGAAATCCGAGTTGAGATAAAAGAAAAGGAAGAAAAATTGAAGAAGACGGAGGATAGAATCGTCAAAAAAGAAGACCAACTCGACCATAGGCAGACCGAGCTTGACCGCGAAGTCGAGAGCGTGAAAGCCAAAATCGTCGAGATTAAAAAAATCAAGGAGAGAGTAGACGAGCAAGATAAAGCGAAGGCGCTTGAGCTTGAAAAAATCGCAGAGCTCACGAAGGATGAAGCGAGAGCGAGCCTCATTAAAGCCGTCGAAAAACTGTACGAAGAGGATCTTTTGGTGCGCATGCAGAAGCTCGAAAATTTCGGCGAAGAGACACTGGAGAAAAAAGCGAAAGAAATCCTTACCACCTGCATTCAGAGACTGGGAAACGCCGTAGGCGCAGACGTCCTCTCGACCACGCTTGCCATTCCCTCTGATGAGCTCAAGGGAAAAATTATCGGCAAGGAGGGTAGGAATATCAAAGCCTTCGAGCGAGTAACAGGTGTCGAAATCATAGTTGACGATACTCCCGGTTCCATCACTATTTCTTCGTTCGACCCGGTGAGGCGCCAAGTTGCCAGGCTCGCTCTCGAGGCCTTGATTGCGGACGGCCGAATCCAGCCAGCCAAAATCGAGAAGCTCGTGGAGAAAGCCCAGGAAGACATCAATAAAACTATCAAAGAAAAAGGCGCGGAAGCGGCCTATGAATGCGGGGTAATCAACCTTGACCCGCGCATCCTTCACATTTTGGGAAGGCTTCACTTCAGGACGAGCTACGGACAAAACGTCTTGGCTCACTCGATTGAAATGTCGCACATCGCGGGAATGCTCGCGGCGGAGCTTGGCGCAAATGTGAACGTTGCAAAAGCCGGAGCGCTTCTCCACGACATCGGAAAAGCCGTAGACCACGAAGTGCAGGGCACGCACGTGGAGATTGGAAGGAGAATTCTTCAGAAATTCGGAGCGGGAGAAGAAATCGTGAAAGCCATGCAGGCCCATCATGAAGAATATCCGTACGAAACTGTTGAGTCGGTCATCGTGCAGGTGGCGGATGCCATTTCAGGAGGCCGTCCTGGCGCGCGTAGAGACTCCGTGGAAAATTATTTGAAACGTCTCGAAGACTTGGAAGGTATCGCGAAGTCTCTCCCCGGCGTTGAGAAAGCATATGCCCTGGCTGCAGGCCGAGAGATTCGAGTCTTCGTTACCCCGGGGGAAATCGGCGACTTGGACGCTCATACAATGGCGCGTGAAATCGCTCTTCGCATCGAAAAGGAACTCAAATATCCGGGAGAAATCAAGGTGACAGTGATTCGAGAAACAAGGGTCATAGAGTTTGCCCGTTAA